The Acidobacteriota bacterium genome has a segment encoding these proteins:
- a CDS encoding M48 family metallopeptidase, translating to MRKRLARAAALALGLALLAFGAERSVSLRAFVEAVNVERAVLRVDSYDVHVGESGVRGHVRSLEEVQPGLFARVRGEILPDGTVKASSVHIKKANPGVSFRRKLEKASRRAEEEIAKDKNKKMKLVEDEELNAYVGGLGMRLVPEWAGPQINFRFRVLDHPEVNAFAMPGGQIYVFTGLLGRVENEAQLVTILGHEIAHVTERHSERTYKKFYFPSIFLNVTTIFVNPGLSQAESLLIGLALNAAVNGHGRNQEDQSDRVGLRYSTAAGYDPREGPKVWDLFNAVYGDTPKAINFFYGNHSTNKVRKRNQEEEIAWHYRDFSALPIDTGGYQQRMVAWTLKAAEHDFEEGRSKVARKEFERVLRVRPDDETAREYLAKLDKKKETKEAKKKGS from the coding sequence ATGCGCAAACGACTGGCTCGTGCCGCAGCGCTCGCCCTCGGGCTCGCTCTGCTGGCGTTCGGCGCGGAGCGTTCCGTTTCGCTCCGCGCGTTCGTGGAGGCCGTAAACGTCGAGAGAGCGGTGCTGCGGGTTGATTCCTACGACGTGCACGTCGGTGAATCGGGCGTGAGGGGGCACGTCCGCTCGCTGGAGGAGGTGCAGCCCGGCCTCTTCGCCCGCGTGCGCGGCGAGATTCTTCCCGACGGAACGGTCAAAGCAAGCTCGGTGCACATCAAAAAGGCCAACCCGGGCGTCTCCTTCCGCCGCAAACTGGAAAAGGCCTCCCGGAGGGCCGAGGAGGAGATTGCCAAGGACAAGAACAAGAAAATGAAGCTCGTGGAAGACGAGGAGCTGAACGCCTACGTGGGGGGGCTCGGGATGCGTCTTGTGCCCGAGTGGGCCGGGCCCCAGATTAATTTCAGGTTTCGCGTTCTCGACCATCCCGAGGTCAACGCCTTCGCCATGCCGGGCGGCCAGATCTACGTGTTCACGGGGCTCCTGGGGCGCGTCGAGAACGAGGCGCAATTGGTGACCATCCTGGGACACGAGATTGCCCACGTCACCGAGCGCCACTCGGAGCGCACGTATAAAAAATTCTATTTTCCGAGCATCTTTCTCAACGTCACTACGATTTTCGTGAATCCGGGACTTTCCCAGGCCGAGTCGCTGCTCATAGGGCTGGCCCTCAACGCGGCCGTGAACGGCCACGGCCGCAACCAGGAGGACCAGTCCGACCGCGTGGGCCTGCGCTACTCGACCGCGGCTGGCTACGACCCGCGCGAGGGCCCCAAGGTCTGGGACCTCTTTAACGCCGTCTACGGCGACACACCCAAGGCGATCAACTTTTTCTACGGCAATCACTCCACGAACAAGGTGCGCAAGCGCAACCAGGAGGAGGAAATCGCGTGGCACTACCGCGATTTCTCCGCCCTGCCCATAGACACAGGAGGCTATCAGCAGCGCATGGTGGCGTGGACGCTCAAGGCGGCGGAGCATGATTTCGAGGAGGGGCGCAGCAAGGTGGCGCGAAAGGAATTCGAGCGGGTGCTGCGCGTCCGCCCCGACGATGAAACCGCGAGGGAATATCTTGCCAAGCTCGACAAGAAAAAAGAAACCAAAGAAGCCAAAAAGAAGGGCTCGTAG
- the mqnE gene encoding aminofutalosine synthase MqnE, whose product MSIQAARKFSRNNLADIAEKVRAGGRLSFEDGVRLFESNDLLTLGSLANEVRERLHGDAAHFNLNRHLNPTNVCVYSCAFCAFARKGGEDGAYAYTLDEIREKVRALGARVREIHVVGGMHAGLPYSYYLDVLRAVKKERPDVHLKAYTAVEIDFFSGIAHKPLEAVLDDLVEAGLDSLPGGGAEIFHPEVRERICDYKLDWKEWADVHRAVHRRGLRSTCTMLYGHIETYEHRVDHLLRLRSLQDETGGFLAFVPLAFHPEHTPLVKELGEKNLPGPTGWDSLKTIAVSRLLLDNISHIKAYWVMLGINVAQTALSFGADDLDGTIVEEKIAHMAGAASPQELSLDGLVKLVRDAGRTPVERDTVYNVVRRHSA is encoded by the coding sequence ATGAGCATCCAAGCCGCACGAAAATTTTCACGGAACAATCTCGCGGACATCGCCGAAAAAGTCCGCGCCGGCGGGCGCCTCTCGTTCGAGGACGGGGTGCGCCTTTTCGAGTCGAACGACCTTCTCACTCTCGGCTCGCTCGCGAACGAGGTGCGCGAGCGCCTCCACGGCGACGCCGCCCACTTCAACCTGAACCGCCACCTCAACCCCACGAACGTCTGCGTGTACTCCTGCGCGTTCTGCGCCTTCGCGCGCAAGGGGGGCGAGGACGGCGCCTACGCCTACACGCTGGACGAGATCCGCGAGAAGGTGCGCGCACTCGGCGCGCGGGTTCGCGAAATCCACGTCGTGGGCGGCATGCACGCGGGCCTGCCTTACTCGTACTACCTCGACGTCCTGCGCGCGGTCAAGAAGGAGCGCCCCGACGTCCATCTCAAGGCCTACACGGCGGTCGAGATCGATTTTTTCTCCGGCATCGCCCACAAGCCGCTGGAGGCGGTGCTCGACGACCTGGTGGAGGCGGGTCTCGACTCGTTGCCCGGCGGGGGGGCGGAGATTTTCCACCCCGAGGTGCGCGAAAGAATCTGCGATTACAAGCTCGACTGGAAGGAATGGGCCGACGTCCACCGCGCCGTCCACCGGCGCGGCCTGCGCTCGACGTGCACGATGCTCTACGGGCACATCGAAACATACGAGCACCGCGTGGACCACTTGCTGCGCCTCCGCTCCCTGCAGGACGAGACGGGCGGGTTCCTGGCGTTCGTCCCGCTCGCGTTCCACCCCGAGCACACGCCGCTCGTCAAGGAGCTCGGGGAAAAGAACCTTCCCGGCCCCACGGGGTGGGACTCTTTGAAAACCATCGCCGTAAGCCGCCTCCTCCTGGACAATATTTCCCACATCAAGGCCTACTGGGTCATGCTCGGAATCAACGTGGCCCAGACGGCGCTCTCCTTCGGCGCGGACGACCTGGACGGCACCATCGTCGAGGAAAAGATCGCCCACATGGCGGGCGCCGCGTCGCCGCAGGAGCTTTCCCTCGACGGCCTGGTGAAACTCGTCCGCGACGCGGGCCGGACGCCCGTCGAGCGGGACACGGTGTACAACGTGGTGCGCCGGCATTCGGCATGA
- a CDS encoding MBOAT family protein: MLFNSLSFLVFFVLFFVVYFALRGTGRTIFLLAASYVFYGWWDWRFLALIGFTSTLDYAMARKLENCASPEKRKRFLLTSIVSNLSILGFFKYFNFFVDSFKDAARAVGVDVATPALEIILPVGISFYTFQSLGYVIDVYRGRTAAERSWLRYASYVAFFPQLVAGPIERASHLLPQFSREHALDAHRFVSGFQLALWGFVKKVVVADSLSMLVDLRFSSPLAHSPLDLWLGMYFFALQLYCDFSGYSDIAVGTARILGFDLRMNFDRPYFAGSFREFWQRWHVSLSSWFRDYVYIPLGGNRLGGFRAFQNLMLTMLVGGLWHGAKWTFVFWGFLNGIYIAAERLVGDSLRGLARALGVPGPVRLLLARAVVFHGFCASLIFFRAPSFHDAAVYLGGMAALGAPAAFQVMHAVLTAKALVLCGCVLVLEAVSFRFDFESFLDRHPGARLLALAMGIWTLVFLGNLTGQRFIYFQF, from the coding sequence ATGCTGTTTAACTCTCTGAGCTTTCTCGTTTTCTTCGTCCTGTTCTTCGTCGTCTACTTCGCCCTGCGGGGAACGGGGCGGACGATCTTTCTCCTTGCGGCCAGCTACGTGTTCTACGGATGGTGGGACTGGCGTTTCCTTGCGCTCATCGGCTTCACCTCGACGCTGGACTACGCGATGGCGAGAAAACTGGAAAATTGCGCCTCGCCGGAGAAAAGGAAGCGCTTTCTTCTCACCAGCATCGTTTCCAACCTTTCCATCCTGGGTTTTTTCAAGTATTTCAATTTCTTCGTCGACAGTTTCAAGGACGCCGCCCGCGCCGTCGGCGTGGACGTCGCCACCCCCGCTCTCGAGATAATTCTTCCGGTGGGAATCAGCTTCTACACCTTTCAATCGCTCGGCTACGTGATCGACGTCTATCGGGGGCGGACGGCGGCCGAGCGGAGCTGGCTCCGTTACGCCTCCTACGTGGCTTTTTTCCCCCAGCTCGTCGCGGGTCCCATCGAGCGCGCCTCCCATCTTCTGCCCCAGTTCTCCCGCGAGCATGCCCTTGACGCGCACCGCTTCGTCTCGGGGTTCCAGCTCGCCCTGTGGGGCTTCGTCAAGAAAGTGGTCGTGGCCGATTCGCTGAGCATGCTGGTGGACCTCCGCTTCTCGTCCCCCCTTGCGCATTCCCCGCTCGATCTCTGGCTGGGCATGTACTTTTTCGCCCTCCAGCTCTACTGCGATTTCTCGGGATATTCGGACATCGCCGTCGGCACGGCGCGCATACTGGGCTTCGATCTCCGGATGAACTTCGACCGCCCCTATTTCGCCGGCTCCTTTCGCGAGTTCTGGCAGCGGTGGCACGTCTCGCTGTCCTCCTGGTTCCGCGATTACGTGTACATCCCCCTCGGGGGCAACCGCCTCGGAGGGTTCCGAGCGTTTCAAAACCTCATGCTCACGATGCTCGTGGGCGGGCTGTGGCACGGGGCGAAGTGGACGTTCGTGTTCTGGGGCTTTCTGAACGGAATCTACATCGCGGCGGAAAGGCTCGTCGGAGATTCCCTCCGCGGCCTCGCCCGGGCGCTGGGAGTGCCCGGCCCGGTCCGGCTGCTTCTGGCGCGCGCCGTGGTGTTCCATGGCTTCTGCGCGAGCCTGATATTCTTTCGCGCCCCCTCGTTCCATGACGCCGCCGTGTACCTTGGCGGCATGGCGGCGCTGGGCGCGCCCGCCGCGTTCCAGGTCATGCACGCCGTACTGACGGCCAAGGCGCTCGTCCTCTGCGGGTGCGTGCTCGTGCTGGAGGCGGTCTCCTTCCGCTTTGATTTCGAATCATTCCTCGACCGGCATCCGGGGGCGAGGCTTCTGGCGCTGGCCATGGGAATCTGGACTCTGGTGTTTCTCGGCAATCTCACCGGGCAGCGTTTCATTTACTTTCAGTTTTGA
- a CDS encoding pyruvate, phosphate dikinase, protein MMEKNVYFFGAGRADGSSQMKNLLGGKGANLAEMTNLGIPVPPGFTVSTHVCVEYLKNPSVLQSLEPRIQENLARVEKLMDRKFGNKKNPLLVSVRSGAKFSMPGMMDTILNLGLNDETTEGLARQTGNEAFALDCYRRLVEKFGEIVHGVPHEAFDEILTEAKSRRLAEHDYQLEAGDWKKVLERYKALYRERTRADFPQDVFTQLRQAIEAVFRSWNNDRALTYRRLHGIPHDLGTAVTVQAMVFGNVGMDSATGVAFTRDPSTGENRFYGEFLPNAQGEDVVAGIRTPYPLASAPEGGEESLEAKLPEVYEELCGIRERLEKHYRDMLDIEFTVESKKLFMLQTRVGKRTGTAALRAAVEMVDEGLISREEAVLRVEPAHLEQILGSVFDAAAKKKALAEKKFLAKGLAASPGAASGRIALSAEEAVEMAQGGDGRVVLVRVETSPEDVAGMSAAKGILTARGGMTSHAAVVARGMGKPCVTGCKAVDIDHKKGEVRVSGRTFKRGDYLSLDGSAGEVLAGELATSPSEVVRVLVEKSLAPDEAPLYRLYERFSAWVDEARDMKVRANADTPEDAASARAFGAEGIGLCRTEHMFFEEERIPAVREMILSRTEEERLRALEKLLPFQRDDFTGILRAMAGLPVTIRLLDPPLHEFLPHDKAALEALGRRMNLPTDEVRAKVESLREANPMLGHRGCRLAITYPEIYEMQARAILEAAASLRKRGVDARPEIMLPLIANPNEFSFLRSRVEAVAAAVSKEAASYPIGTMMEVPRACLQAGAIAQEADFFSFGTNDLTQMTYGFSRDDTGSFLPEYIAKEILGVDPFSQLDVEGVGELVRMGVEGGRAAKASLKIGICGEHGGDPSSIKFCYSVGLDYVSCSPYRVPIARLAAAQAALERKGAVKKSDTR, encoded by the coding sequence ATTATGGAAAAGAACGTCTACTTTTTCGGAGCGGGGCGGGCCGACGGCTCCTCCCAAATGAAGAATCTTCTCGGCGGCAAGGGAGCGAACCTGGCGGAGATGACGAACCTGGGCATCCCCGTCCCTCCGGGCTTCACCGTCTCGACGCACGTCTGCGTCGAATATCTCAAGAATCCCTCGGTGCTTCAGTCCCTGGAGCCGCGGATTCAGGAGAATCTCGCCCGCGTCGAGAAGCTCATGGACAGGAAATTCGGCAACAAGAAGAACCCGCTTCTCGTCTCCGTTCGCTCGGGCGCGAAGTTTTCAATGCCCGGCATGATGGACACCATCCTCAATCTCGGACTGAACGACGAGACAACGGAAGGCCTCGCGCGCCAGACCGGCAATGAAGCGTTCGCGCTCGACTGCTACCGCCGCCTCGTCGAAAAGTTCGGCGAGATCGTGCACGGCGTCCCGCACGAGGCGTTCGACGAGATTCTCACCGAGGCCAAGAGCCGCCGCCTGGCCGAGCACGATTACCAGCTGGAAGCGGGGGACTGGAAAAAAGTTCTCGAACGCTACAAGGCGCTCTATCGGGAGCGGACGCGCGCGGATTTTCCGCAGGACGTTTTCACCCAGCTTCGGCAGGCCATCGAGGCTGTTTTTCGCTCCTGGAACAACGACCGCGCCCTCACCTACCGCCGCCTCCACGGCATTCCCCACGATTTGGGCACGGCCGTGACGGTGCAGGCCATGGTGTTCGGCAACGTCGGCATGGATTCGGCGACCGGCGTCGCCTTCACGCGCGACCCCTCAACGGGCGAGAACCGCTTCTACGGCGAATTCCTTCCCAACGCGCAGGGCGAGGACGTGGTGGCGGGAATCCGCACGCCCTACCCTCTCGCCAGCGCACCGGAGGGAGGAGAGGAAAGCCTCGAGGCCAAGCTGCCCGAGGTCTACGAAGAGCTCTGCGGCATCCGCGAGCGCCTGGAGAAGCACTACCGCGACATGCTCGACATCGAGTTCACCGTGGAGTCGAAAAAACTTTTCATGCTTCAGACGCGCGTCGGCAAGCGCACGGGCACGGCGGCGCTCCGGGCGGCCGTCGAGATGGTCGACGAGGGATTAATCAGCCGCGAGGAAGCGGTGCTGCGCGTCGAGCCGGCGCACCTGGAGCAAATTCTCGGCTCCGTCTTCGACGCCGCGGCGAAAAAGAAGGCGCTCGCCGAGAAGAAATTTCTCGCGAAGGGACTCGCCGCCAGCCCCGGGGCCGCCTCGGGCCGTATCGCCCTTTCGGCCGAGGAGGCCGTCGAGATGGCCCAAGGCGGGGACGGGCGGGTCGTCCTGGTGCGCGTCGAGACGTCGCCTGAAGACGTGGCCGGCATGAGCGCCGCGAAGGGGATCCTGACTGCGCGCGGGGGGATGACGTCCCACGCCGCGGTCGTGGCGCGCGGCATGGGAAAGCCCTGCGTGACGGGATGCAAGGCGGTCGACATCGACCATAAGAAAGGGGAAGTTCGCGTCAGCGGCCGCACCTTCAAGCGGGGCGACTACCTTTCGCTCGACGGCTCGGCGGGCGAGGTCCTGGCGGGAGAGCTCGCCACGAGCCCCTCGGAGGTCGTGCGCGTCCTCGTCGAGAAAAGCCTCGCGCCCGACGAGGCGCCTCTGTACCGTCTCTACGAGCGCTTCTCGGCGTGGGTGGACGAGGCGCGCGACATGAAGGTTCGCGCCAACGCCGACACGCCCGAGGACGCCGCCAGCGCGCGCGCTTTCGGCGCCGAGGGCATAGGCCTCTGCCGCACGGAGCACATGTTCTTCGAAGAGGAGCGCATTCCGGCGGTGCGCGAGATGATTCTCTCACGCACGGAGGAGGAACGCCTCCGCGCGCTCGAAAAACTCCTTCCCTTCCAGCGCGACGACTTTACCGGAATCCTGCGCGCCATGGCGGGGCTGCCCGTGACGATCCGGCTCCTCGACCCGCCGCTTCATGAGTTCCTGCCCCACGATAAGGCCGCGCTTGAAGCGCTCGGGCGCCGCATGAATCTTCCGACCGACGAGGTGCGGGCCAAGGTGGAATCGCTCCGCGAGGCCAACCCCATGCTCGGCCATCGCGGCTGCCGCCTCGCGATCACCTATCCCGAAATCTACGAAATGCAGGCGCGCGCCATCCTGGAGGCGGCGGCGTCCCTCAGGAAGCGGGGCGTCGACGCGCGGCCCGAAATCATGCTTCCGCTCATCGCGAACCCGAACGAATTTTCCTTCCTGCGCTCGCGCGTCGAGGCCGTCGCGGCGGCCGTCTCCAAGGAAGCGGCGTCGTACCCCATCGGCACCATGATGGAGGTTCCGCGCGCCTGCCTGCAAGCCGGGGCGATCGCCCAGGAGGCCGACTTTTTCTCTTTCGGCACGAACGACCTCACGCAGATGACCTACGGGTTCAGCCGCGACGACACCGGCTCGTTTCTTCCCGAATACATCGCCAAGGAGATTCTGGGCGTCGATCCATTTTCGCAGCTCGACGTGGAGGGCGTCGGCGAGCTCGTCCGGATGGGCGTGGAGGGCGGCCGCGCCGCCAAGGCCTCGCTCAAGATCGGCATCTGCGGCGAGCATGGAGGCGACCCCTCGTCCATCAAATTCTGCTACAGCGTCGGCCTCGATTACGTCTCCTGCTCGCCCTACCGAGTGCCGATCGCCCGCCTCGCCGCCGCGCAGGCGGCGCTCGAGCGCAAGGGCGCCGTTAAGAAAAGCGACACGCGGTAG
- a CDS encoding cytidine deaminase: MKALLEAARAAQAHAYAPKSGFPVGAAVRVEGGRIFSGCNIEVGMNELGLCAERTALYKAISEGFLRIEAAAVVTNGREAVTPCGVCREALYKFASSPSMPVYLARACDLSRPSGRPVRLSIRALLPHTRSRARATAEKSRRKR; this comes from the coding sequence GTGAAAGCTCTCCTCGAAGCGGCGCGCGCGGCCCAGGCGCACGCCTACGCGCCCAAGTCGGGATTCCCCGTGGGCGCGGCCGTGCGCGTCGAGGGTGGAAGAATTTTCTCGGGCTGCAACATCGAGGTCGGCATGAACGAGCTCGGCCTCTGCGCGGAGCGCACCGCCCTGTACAAGGCCATCTCCGAGGGCTTTCTCCGCATCGAGGCGGCGGCCGTCGTGACGAACGGCCGCGAGGCCGTCACGCCCTGCGGCGTCTGCCGGGAGGCGCTCTATAAGTTCGCATCCTCCCCCTCGATGCCCGTCTACCTTGCCCGTGCGTGCGATCTCTCGCGGCCCTCGGGCCGTCCCGTGCGCCTGAGCATTCGCGCCCTCCTTCCCCACACGCGCAGCCGCGCCCGGGCGACAGCGGAAAAGAGCCGCCGGAAACGTTGA
- a CDS encoding HEAT repeat domain-containing protein produces the protein MRKRRVLALCLLGSFLALRAPLFADEAKNAPPRKTVDFEKIRLDVTLDEKEGKIRGAATHTFVPLWDDVDTVVLDAEDMEIKKVVLRGKRLKFEHEGRRLTVRLGREYGRGDRLDLAVEYEAKPRRGLYFVRPDEGYPSKPYQIWTQGEDEDSHYYFPCYDYPNELAESEINATVRKPYIVISNGELLGVEESGDGKWRTFRWRERVPHVSYLVSLIVGEFEEIRAEWDGVPLRYYVQQKDVEHAMNSFRKTPEMMRFFSDRIGIRYPYEKYAQTPVEEYMWGGMENVSATTLTQHTIHDDRAHLTEDSEGLVAHELAHQWWGDLLTCRDWSHLWLNEGFATYFDALFKEHDRGADEFKLDMLRNKEWYLEDHGWRPRPVVWREYEIPGDMFDGHSYEKGSWVLHMLRYHLGERDFWRGVQLYARRHQKQNVTTNDLRLAFEDAAGKNLEWFFEQWLYRAGHPEFDVEWSWDEGTGMVELRVRQTQEGEPFRVAVGVEIAAEDGARLHRVVLDGAEQRIYLPAPKKPPAVRFDKDGWVLKELSFEKEEEEWLRQIESDSDMLGRIEAAEELAAYPSPKAIAALAKALREDSYYGVRAEAAKLLADIATDEARAALLDATEDPDARVRVAAARALGEHKGPGSGPAVARLKALFEKDLSYRVQAEAVKALAKLSPEKESKKEDRGGEAEEGEKEEEEKEESSPEALPREELEEILSKALEMPSHLEVIRRAVFDAYVEMDDEEAVPTLREWMAYGKPTLCRTAALRAFGELSEDDPEEAARTVLAFLEDKSHRVRGAACSVLEELGEPLAVPALVVAAEEDPIDYVREAAKEAVKELQKEKEKRREEEKD, from the coding sequence ATGAGAAAGCGCCGCGTCCTGGCGCTGTGTTTGCTGGGAAGTTTTCTCGCGCTCCGCGCGCCCCTCTTCGCGGACGAGGCGAAGAACGCTCCGCCGCGCAAGACGGTGGACTTCGAAAAGATTCGCCTGGACGTGACGCTGGACGAGAAGGAAGGGAAAATCCGGGGCGCGGCGACGCACACGTTCGTCCCCCTCTGGGACGACGTGGACACCGTCGTCCTCGACGCCGAGGACATGGAGATCAAGAAAGTCGTGCTTCGCGGCAAGCGCCTGAAGTTCGAGCACGAGGGGCGCAGGCTGACCGTCCGCCTCGGCAGGGAGTACGGCCGCGGCGACCGCCTCGACCTGGCCGTCGAGTACGAGGCGAAGCCCCGGCGCGGCCTTTACTTCGTCCGGCCCGACGAGGGCTACCCCTCGAAGCCCTACCAGATCTGGACGCAGGGCGAGGACGAGGACTCCCACTATTACTTCCCCTGCTACGACTATCCCAACGAGCTCGCCGAGTCGGAAATTAACGCCACGGTGCGGAAGCCCTACATCGTCATCTCGAACGGCGAGCTCCTCGGGGTCGAGGAGTCCGGGGACGGCAAGTGGAGAACGTTCCGCTGGAGGGAGCGCGTGCCGCACGTGAGCTACCTCGTGAGCCTCATCGTGGGGGAGTTCGAAGAAATCCGGGCCGAGTGGGACGGCGTTCCGCTCAGGTACTACGTCCAGCAAAAGGACGTCGAGCACGCGATGAACTCCTTCCGCAAGACGCCCGAGATGATGCGATTCTTCTCGGATAGAATCGGCATACGATACCCGTACGAGAAATACGCGCAGACGCCCGTCGAGGAGTACATGTGGGGCGGCATGGAAAACGTCTCCGCCACGACGCTCACGCAGCACACCATACACGACGACCGCGCGCACCTCACGGAGGACAGCGAGGGCCTCGTCGCGCACGAACTCGCGCACCAGTGGTGGGGCGACCTGCTCACGTGCCGCGACTGGTCGCACCTGTGGCTCAACGAGGGGTTCGCCACGTACTTCGACGCCCTCTTCAAGGAGCACGACCGCGGCGCGGACGAATTCAAGCTCGACATGCTGCGCAACAAGGAGTGGTACCTCGAAGACCACGGCTGGCGCCCGCGCCCCGTCGTCTGGAGGGAGTACGAGATTCCGGGAGACATGTTCGACGGCCACTCCTACGAGAAAGGCTCCTGGGTGCTCCACATGCTCCGCTATCACCTGGGGGAGCGCGACTTCTGGCGGGGCGTCCAGCTTTACGCCCGGCGCCACCAGAAGCAGAACGTCACGACGAACGACCTGCGGCTCGCGTTCGAGGACGCCGCGGGGAAGAACCTCGAATGGTTTTTCGAGCAGTGGCTTTACCGCGCGGGCCACCCGGAGTTCGACGTCGAGTGGAGCTGGGACGAGGGCACCGGGATGGTCGAGCTCCGCGTGAGGCAGACCCAGGAGGGCGAGCCGTTTCGCGTGGCCGTGGGCGTGGAAATCGCGGCGGAGGACGGGGCGCGCCTCCACCGCGTCGTGCTCGACGGCGCGGAGCAGAGGATTTACCTCCCCGCCCCGAAGAAGCCGCCGGCGGTGCGCTTCGACAAGGACGGCTGGGTGCTCAAGGAGCTGAGCTTCGAGAAAGAGGAGGAAGAATGGCTCCGCCAGATAGAGAGCGACTCGGACATGCTGGGGCGCATCGAGGCGGCCGAGGAGCTCGCCGCCTACCCGTCGCCCAAGGCCATCGCGGCGCTCGCGAAAGCGCTTCGGGAGGATTCCTATTACGGCGTGCGCGCGGAGGCGGCGAAGCTGCTCGCGGACATCGCTACGGACGAGGCGCGCGCGGCGCTTCTCGACGCGACGGAGGACCCGGACGCGCGCGTCCGCGTCGCGGCCGCGCGGGCGCTCGGGGAGCACAAAGGGCCGGGAAGCGGGCCAGCTGTCGCGCGTCTCAAGGCGCTCTTTGAAAAAGACCTCTCCTACCGCGTGCAGGCCGAGGCCGTTAAGGCGCTCGCAAAGCTTTCTCCTGAAAAAGAAAGCAAAAAGGAAGACCGCGGCGGCGAAGCCGAGGAAGGCGAGAAAGAAGAGGAAGAAAAGGAAGAATCCTCCCCGGAGGCGCTCCCGCGCGAGGAGCTTGAAGAAATTCTGTCCAAGGCTCTCGAGATGCCGTCGCACCTGGAAGTCATCCGCCGCGCCGTTTTCGACGCCTACGTCGAGATGGATGACGAGGAAGCCGTCCCGACGCTCAGGGAGTGGATGGCGTACGGGAAGCCGACGTTATGCCGCACGGCGGCCCTTCGCGCCTTCGGAGAACTCTCGGAGGACGACCCGGAGGAGGCGGCGCGCACGGTGCTCGCGTTCCTCGAGGACAAGAGCCACCGCGTGCGCGGCGCCGCCTGCTCGGTTCTCGAGGAGCTGGGCGAGCCGCTCGCCGTTCCCGCCCTCGTCGTCGCCGCCGAAGAGGACCCGATCGACTACGTCCGCGAAGCCGCGAAGGAAGCGGTAAAAGAACTGCAAAAAGAAAAGGAGAAGCGCCGGGAAGAGGAGAAAGATTAG
- the der gene encoding ribosome biogenesis GTPase Der: MPAASSKAKARGPLLPRVAIAGRPNVGKSTLFNRLVGSRKAIVHPAPGVTRDYLSQTVEREGRRFELIDTGGLTEPVGDALTPLVWQAAEGVLEMVDVVVFMVDAKQGPTAADEMLAERLHRLDKPVLLVANKVDGRRDEAAVHDFQALGFGAAQLLSAEHGRFMDEFLEALLAALSAFEPAFSGSEEPEERIAVAIVGRPNVGKSSLLNALLGEGRALVSEIPGTTRDAVDAGCVRDGVRYVFIDTAGIRRRARVKAHLATLSVLRARAALERADVALLVLDSVRELARQDLAIGRLIKESGAATVLVLSKCDLIEGSADAEAMQRHLRRHMPFLDYALVATTSALRGRGIKALFQKIVRAERARRFRVPTARLNRDLKRIVLKNPPPSRGRAAFRLLYATQPLAPPPTMVLFANRAGGLTQAYLRYMERELRACYSLDGTPLRLLVRAKPARYGKGRAAAGKTRAKASKKGRSGRRPRR, from the coding sequence ATGCCCGCCGCTTCATCCAAGGCCAAAGCGCGCGGCCCGCTCCTGCCGCGGGTCGCCATTGCGGGGCGCCCGAACGTGGGCAAGTCCACGCTGTTCAACCGCCTGGTCGGCTCCCGCAAGGCCATCGTGCATCCCGCGCCCGGCGTCACGCGGGACTACCTTTCCCAGACCGTCGAGCGTGAAGGGCGCCGGTTCGAGCTGATTGACACGGGCGGTCTCACCGAGCCCGTCGGGGACGCACTGACCCCGCTCGTGTGGCAGGCCGCCGAGGGCGTGCTGGAGATGGTGGACGTCGTGGTCTTTATGGTGGACGCCAAGCAGGGGCCCACCGCGGCCGACGAGATGCTAGCCGAGCGGTTGCACCGGCTCGACAAGCCCGTGCTCTTGGTCGCGAACAAGGTGGACGGGCGGCGCGACGAGGCGGCCGTCCACGACTTCCAGGCCCTGGGCTTCGGCGCGGCGCAGCTTCTTTCCGCCGAGCACGGGCGCTTTATGGACGAATTCCTCGAGGCGCTCCTTGCGGCACTCTCCGCGTTCGAGCCGGCCTTTTCCGGCTCCGAGGAGCCGGAGGAACGCATCGCGGTCGCCATCGTGGGGCGTCCGAACGTGGGAAAATCGTCGCTCCTCAACGCCCTCCTGGGCGAGGGGCGCGCGCTCGTTTCCGAGATTCCCGGCACCACCCGCGACGCCGTGGACGCCGGGTGCGTGCGCGACGGCGTGCGGTACGTCTTCATCGACACGGCGGGCATACGGCGGCGGGCGCGCGTCAAGGCGCACCTGGCCACGCTGTCGGTTCTTCGCGCGCGGGCGGCGCTCGAGCGCGCGGACGTGGCCCTCCTGGTGCTGGACTCGGTGCGCGAGCTCGCCCGCCAGGACCTGGCCATCGGGCGGCTCATCAAAGAATCGGGCGCCGCCACCGTTCTGGTGCTCAGCAAGTGCGACCTCATTGAAGGAAGCGCCGACGCGGAAGCCATGCAGCGGCACCTCCGGCGGCACATGCCGTTTCTCGACTACGCGCTCGTCGCGACGACCTCGGCTTTGCGCGGGCGGGGCATAAAGGCGCTTTTTCAAAAAATCGTCCGCGCGGAGCGCGCGCGCCGGTTCCGGGTCCCCACCGCCCGCCTCAACCGCGACCTGAAGCGCATCGTCCTCAAGAACCCGCCTCCCTCGCGCGGGCGAGCCGCGTTCCGTCTCCTGTACGCCACCCAGCCACTGGCGCCGCCGCCCACCATGGTGCTCTTCGCCAACCGCGCGGGCGGGCTTACCCAGGCCTACCTGCGCTACATGGAGCGTGAGCTGCGTGCTTGCTATTCGCTCGATGGAACGCCGCTCCGGCTTCTCGTCAGGGCGAAGCCCGCCCGCTACGGCAAAGGCCGTGCCGCGGCCGGGAAGACGCGCGCGAAGGCATCTAAGAAAGGTCGTTCAGGGCGGCGTCCGCGCCGATAG